In Amphiprion ocellaris isolate individual 3 ecotype Okinawa chromosome 3, ASM2253959v1, whole genome shotgun sequence, one genomic interval encodes:
- the asb13b gene encoding ankyrin repeat and SOCS box protein 13 has protein sequence MEITRTRPSLYGEIAHGLGFWTDRSAVHEAAAQGRALQLQQLIEGGAAVNIVAVDSITPLHEACIQGQTQCVRLLLDAGAQVDARNIDGSTPLCDACAAGSLECVKLLLEYGATVNPPLFTFSPLHEACMGGNSDCVQLMIDQGAFMEAHDCHYGTPLHVACARQHYDCAKVLLNAGANVNAAKLHETALHHAAKTKNIDLIELLVEFGGNVFARDNLNKKPIHYTSVGSPSYISLEFYENTPLSLQQISRVTVRRTLGKRAREVVSKLGLPNRIISFLSYIPPPPIEI, from the exons ATGGAGATCACTCGGACCAGACCGTCCTTGTATGGAGAAATCG CTCATGGCCTTGGATTCTGGACAGACCGCTCAGCAGTGCACGAGGCGGCTGCACAGGGCAGggccctgcagctgcagcagctgatagAGGGAGGTGCAGCAGTTAACATCGTGGCTGTGGACTCCATCACCCCCCTGCATGAGGCGTGCATACAGGGACAGACCCAGTGTGTCAGACTGCTGCTGGACGCTGGTGCACAG GTAGATGCTCGTAACATTGACGGCAGCACTCCGTTGTGTGACGCCTGTGCAGCTGGTAGTCTGGAGTGTGTCAAGCTGCTGTTGGAATATGGAGCAACCGTCAATCCTCCACTGTTTACTTTCTCACCTCTTCATGAGGCATGCATGGGAG GTAATTCAGATTGTGTTCAGCTCATGATTGATCAAGGAGCTTTCATGGAGGCTCATGACTGCCACTATGGGACACCACTTCATGTAGCCTGTGCCAGGCAACATTATGACTGCGCCAAAGTACTCCTCAATGCAG GGGCAAATGTAAACGCTGCCAAGCTCCATGAGACGGCTCTCCATCATGCAGCCAAGACCAAGAACATTGACTTGATTGAGCTACTTGTGGAGTTTGGGGGGAATGTGTTTGCCAGGGACAACCTGAACAAAAAACCCATCCACTACACCAGTGTGGGATCTCCCTCGTACATCTCCCTTGAGTTCTATGAGA ACACCCCCCTCAGTCTGCAGCAGATCAGCAGAGTGACTGTGAGGAGGACTCTCGGAAAAAGAGCGCGTGAAGTTGTTTCGAAACTGGGCTTGCCCAATCGCATCATAAGCTTTCTTTCTTACATTCCACCTCCACCTATTGAAATTTAA